Within Verrucomicrobiota bacterium, the genomic segment CAGCGGGGAACGGCCGAGGCCTTGCTGCTGGGCGCGGCCGAGTGGGTCGCCACGCAGATCGACTCCAGCTACCCGTGCGGGTGCGAGCTTCGCACGGGGCGGCGCTCGTACATGGAAGTCTACTTTGACGAGGCGAACAGCTTCCGGATCAAGGCCGATACGCACGTGCGCGTCGGCAAGGTGCTGGAGACCGTCGAGGGCGAGTCGGGCAGCATCGTGCGCCTCGTCGAGATCGAGATGGTCGACGGTGAGGTCAACGCCCGGCTGGGCCGCCTACCCGACGACGTGCGTGTCAACGTCACCTCGCCCAGTGCGGTGGCCGGGGCGACGGGCACCGGCTTCACGTTCATCTTCAACAGGCGCGAGCAGGAGACGCTCGTCAAGGTCACGCACGACAGTGTGCTCGTCGGTGCGCGCGACCGGGCCGACAAGCAGGTGGCGGTGGCTGCGCTGCAGCAGGTCGAGGTGCGCCCGTGGGCTGACGGCGAGCTGACCGCCGTGGGCCGCGCCGCGCTGGACGAGAAGGAGCTTGGCAAGGAGTCAGTCGCCCGGTTCCGCCAGAAAGAGGGCGCCGATCTCACGGTGAGCGCCGTCGGCACGGCCCCGGCGCTCGACGAGGCGCTGCCCCAGGGGGCAACGGCCGCCGAGCGTGCCCAGCGCCGCGGCGAGTCGCTGGCAGCCGCGACCGACGCGGCTCGTTCGGCGCTGGCCGACCTTATCTACGGGCTGGCGGTTGACGCCCCCGCGGAAGCGCCCATGACGACCGTGGCCGACGTGTTGGCACAGGACAGTGGGTTGGCCTCCAAGGTCTACGAGTTGATCAACAACGCAGCGATAGCAGGTCCCACGTTCACCGATGACGACGCCTGCACGGTCGTAGCCCAGCTCGAGCTGGCTGCGCTGGGCGAGGCGCTCGGGCAGGAGCTGGGCACGGGGCTTCGCGGCGTGCGCGAGATTACCGAAGCCGGCTACTTGGCCACCTTCGGCGCCGACGCGCTCGCCGCGACACGCAAGGCGGCTGAGGCCGACGGCAAGAGACGGTTGCGACTCAAGCTCAACAAAAGCATCATCGACCGGGGCCGCACACTCGAAGATGAGGCGAACCGCAACGCCAACGTCCGGTTGACGATCCTGGGCGTAATCGATAAGGCCGTCGTCAAGGAGACGCACTTCTACTCCGATGGGTCGCTCGGGCTGCTCATGAGCTGCATCTTGAGCACGATCGCGGAGAACCATCCCGAGATCGTCGGCACGCTTTACATGTCGAGTCCCGAGCCCGTGTTGCTTGGCGACTTCATGGACTATCGCTTCGTGCGCGAGCACCTGGCCGCCGTGCGCGAGGACGGTGGTGGCCAGAGCCAGGGGGCGCTCGCCAAGGCAATCGTCAAAATGCTTGGGCTCGAGGACCGGATGGATCCGAACGCGACGGATCAGGACTATGCCAACTTCCTCGCGGCGATGGGGGCATTCCCGATCGGCGGGTGGCGCGTGGGCCACGTGGCGACCGAAGAAGACCTTGCCGTTGTGCTGGTCAAGATGCTAGGCTTGCTTCCCGAGGTGGATGATCCGGACGATCCGGAGGGCTACCTGGCGCTGCTCCGCGAGCGGGGCCTTGTGCTGGGCAACATCCGCAACCTCCTTGGCAATACGGGAGCGGTGAATCCGCTATTGCAGGTGGTCGGTGGGACGCCGTTGAGCGGGCTGTACCAAAACAACGTCTCCACCGTTCGTGGTTTCTAGACGTCGTGAAGACCTGGCAAAGCACTTCAGCGTGTGCAGGGAGAGACAGATCTTATGAAATGGACCGTTGTGCTTGCCGCTGCAGCGGTAGTAATGGCGTTCGTGATGGATGCCGAGGGAGCTCAGTTCGTCGGCGGCCCACTGTTGGGTGGCGCTTATGACGAGTTGTTGCCCGTGTTGGTGCGAGGCCGAACGTTTGTGCCGTCGTTCAAGGCTCGCATCGAGTACGACGACAACATCTTCACAGAAGAGACCGACCCGGTCGAGCAGTGGAAGCTGGTGATCGAGCCCAAGCTCGACCTGCACATTCTGCGCGAGACGACCTACCTGGGCCTCTCGTACCAGTACTCGCTGCAGATCTACGAGGATCGCGATCCCGACACCGATCAGTCGCACGACGCTTCGTTGACCTTCAACCACAAGTTCTCCGAACGTGTCGAGCTGCGCGTGCGTGACCGGTATCGCCGGATGTTCGAGCCGGAACTGGTCGAGGCCACAGTAACCGACGAGGTTGCCGGCGAGCGGGTCGTCACGCGCCGGCTCCGCAATGACCGCGACTACAACATCTTCAGTCCGACCGTGATCGTCGGGGTGACCCCGAAGCTCAACGGGAGCGTTACCTACGAGAACGTCTGGGTCGACTACGAGGACCCCGAGGTCAGCATCTCGGGCGACTACATGCAGAACAGCGGCTCGCTGGCGGGCAACTACATCCTGTCGCAGCAGACCTATCTGACCTTTTTCTATCGCTACCAGGACATCGACTATGACTCGGACGAGACCAAAGTGGACTCGACTTCGAACATCGCCTCGATCGGGGGCACGCACCGCTTCTCGCCGACGCTGAGCGGCACGCTCCAGGTCGGCGTCGAGCGGCGCACGTTCGCCGATTTCACGCGAACGGCCGAGGACGGCACCGAGGAGCGCATCACCGACCAGACGCAGACGGCGCCCTACATCAGCGCCAGCATCCGGGCGCCGCTGAGCGAGACGATCTCGACCGAGGTGGGGTACTCCTATCGCATCGAGGAGACGACTGAGGCAGCCTTCCTCTCCCAGGAGCTGCAGTCGGTCTACCTGGCGGTGTCGCAGTCGTTCACGGACCGGTTCTCGACCACGTTCAACGCCACGCTCGATTTCAGCGAGTTCAGCATCGACGAGGCACGTTTCCCGGAAACGCAGAGCACGTTCGACGAGCAATCGATCGCTTTCGCGCTTGTTTTCCGCTACGCGATCAGTTCGAACTGGCACGTCGAGGCCGGCTGGCGTTTCACGGACGTGGACTCGGACTTCCCTCGACAGTCGTACAGGAGAAACCGGCCGTTCGTCGGCGTCAGCGCCATCTTCTAACCTAAGAGCGGCAAGTCGGCCAACACAAGGAACCGGGCAGCGGTGTGGCTCGTTTCCAGAGCATGGGACTGGGGGGCATTCTGCCCCCCATCGCGTGAGCTTCCGGCGTCCCGAGTGCAGCCTATGCCGACATGCCACGCGAAGGTCGAAAGGCCTAAACCGGGGGCGGGCCGGTGCCGTTGAGTTCCCTGGTGAGGTATTGTCCTGCTACTGAGTCGAAGCAAGGAGCGTGAGGACTGTGAATTCCTCCCCCGTTCATCCGCCTCAAGCCGAACAAGACAAACTGCACTTCCTCGACTACTGGCAGGTGATCGCCAAGCGCAAGGAAGTCATCATCGCCACGGCCGTGATCCTGATCTTCGCCGTGACGGTGTATTCGTTCGTCGTGCGCTCCGAGTACACGGCGACGGCGCAGATCCGCATTGACACGCCGGCAGCGAACACCAACCCGTTCGGGGGACCGATGGCGGAGCTGTACACCCGGCCGCTTGACGAGGCCGAGTATAACACCCACCAGATCCAGATCACCTCCGACCCGGTGCTGCGGCGCGTGATTGAGGGCAGACTCAGCGAGGGGCAATGGATCTGTGATACCTGCGGCCGCGAGTACAGCGAGGAAGAGGTCGAGAGGCTCGGCGAGTTGTCCTGCATCTCCCACGGGTGTGATGGACGGATCCGGCGCGAGAGCGGAGAGAAGTACCCCACATGGGTTCCGCTCAACGAGACTTGGGCCCGTTTCGACAACGAACCGGAGAAGTACGATACGGGGTACGCCATCTACCTGCTGCGCAAGCGGGTGCGCGTCCGCCCCGAACGCGGCACGCGGCTCATCAACATCTCCTATACGAGCCCCGACCAGAATGAGGTGGCCACGGTCGCGAACATGGTGGCCCAGGTCTACCAGCAGGAGCAGGAGGATCAGTCCAAGAGGAAGGTCCGTCGGGCGCTGTCGGCATTACTCGAGGAGATCGAGGATCTGCGCCGCGGCGGCGCGGGCCCCAACGCCAAGGGTCTCGACCAGCTCGAGAAGGAGCGCGACCAGTTCAAGAAGGACAATGCGCTCATCTTCACCAACCAGGGCGTGCTCGAACACATGGACCTCAACCAGTGGCGTGCCGAGCGGCTGCGGCTTGAGGTGCAGATCGCCAGTCGGACCGAGCGGCTCAAGCAGCTCGAGGGGCTGCAGAAGGAGGAGCTCATCGATGCGCTCCAGGGCGACCAATCGCTCTATGACTACAAGCGCATGAAGGCCCAGCAGGAAATTTCCCTGAAGCAGGCTCTGGTCGACTACGGCGTGAGTCATGATGCCGTCACTCGGCTCACAGAATCCATCGCCGACCTGCAGTCCAAGATCGAGAAGCAGGCCGACGGGGTCCTGAACGCATTGCGCATCGATCTGGCCGGGTTCCTGATAGAGAAAGCCAAGCTCGATGAGCGAATCGCCAAGCTCGAGCTGGATATCTACACCAAAGAGGAGGCCATGACCAAGTATCGCCGGCTGTCCGACGAGGTAGAGCGGCTCCGCGCGATCTACGATCAGATCACGGCCAAGAAGGTCACTGAGACGATCAAGCAGGCCATTCCCGAGTCGCAGGTGGTCATCACGCAGAACGCCTCGCCGCCGATGACGCCGTCAAAGCCCAACCGGATGGTCAACATCATCATCGGCGTCGTCGTTGGGCTCACCGTCGGCACCGGGCTCGCGTACTTCATCGAGTACCTTGATACGAGCGTCAAGACCATCGACGACCTCGAGCGAAGCCTGGCCATGCCGATCCTGGGGGTGATCCCACAGCGGGTCAAGCTGCTCACCGAGGTCACACACAAGTCGCCGGCCTACGAAGCCTACCGGATGCTGTGGACCAACATCGACTTCGCGCGCCAGGAGAGCAAGCTGCGCACGCTGCTGGTAACCAGCGGCGGCGTAGGCGAAGGCAAAACGACCAGCCTGGCCAACCTGGCCATCGTCGCCGCGCGCGAGGGCAACAAGGTACTGGTGATCGACAGCGATTTCAGGCGCCCGCGCGTGCACAAGCTGTTTGGGATCTCGAACCACGAGGGGCTCACCGACGTGCTGCTGCGGAGCGTCGATCCGGACCGGGTGTGCATCGAGACCAAGGTGCCCAACCTCTGGGTCATGCCAAGCGGCAAGCTGCCTCCGAGCGCGATGGGGCTCCTCAACTCGCGCAACATGCGCGAGTGCATCGAGTACCTGCATGACCGCTACGACATCATCCTGTTCGACTCGCCGCCGGTGATCGGCGTGAGCGACGCTTCGGTGCTTGCCGGCCTTGTGGACCGCATCGTGCTCGTTGTCGAGTACCGGAAGTACCCGAAGACGGTGGCCACACGGGCCAAGAGGATCCTCGAGAACGTCGGCGGCAAGATTCTCGGCGGCGTGATCAACAACCTCAACATCATCAAGGAAGACTACTACTACTACTCGCAAGTCTATCACTACTTCCAGGCCTCCGGCGAAGACGCCGAGGACCAGGAAGCTACCGATGCGACCCCGGCCGATGAGGCATCGGCATCGAGCGACGAGAGCGAGAGCGAGAACAAGGGCTAACGGGTGTGAGGGCGGGCCGGACGCCTGGTGGTGCGTTGCAGGCTGCGGACAGGAGAGGAGATTGGGCCATGGCGTGGTTGCGTTTGGTTGTGCTCGCCGCAACGGCGACAGTCCTGTTGTCGGGTTGCCCGATCCCGGGCAATTCCATCAAGTATGAGGAGGGCCTGCCCCCGCTGCCCGAGGGCGATCCGGCGCTCAACTACCGGATTGTTGTGGGCGATGTGCTTTCCATCGAGGGTGGTAAGAACGCCGAGCTGGCCAAGGACTCGGTGCAAGTCGACGAGAATGGCGAGATCAACCTGATCTACATGGGCAAGATCAAGGTGGTGGATCTGACCAAGTCCGAACTCGAGGCCGCCATCAACAAGGCCTACATGGAATCGGGCAAGTACCAGGACGCCCAGATCACGGTGAGCGTGCTCACGCTCTACTATTTCGTCGACGGCGAAGTCCGGATCCCAGGCCGGAAGCAGTACCTTCGCCAGATGACGCTGTACCGGGCCATCGTCGATGCCGGCGGGTTCACCGAGTTCGCCGCGCCGACGCGCGTCACGCTGCTCCGGCCCCAGCCGGACGGCACACACAAGGTGTGGAAGATCAACATAAGCCAGGTCATGCGCGGGAGCAAGCCGGACAACGTGGTCATCTTGCCCAACGATGTGATCCGCGTGCCGAAGAGCGTGTTCTGAAGCGGCGGGGAGGACGAAGCGTGCACAAGGTTGTGTTTCTTTTGCTGCTGCTGACGGCGGGGGTGCTGGCCGGCGCCGGCTGCAACGGCGGGCGGCCGGAACCACTTCCTCCGCCCACCACTGACAATCCGATCGACACCTACCAGATCACCGTGGGCGACGTGCTGTCCATCGACGGCGGCAAGAACCAGGAGGTGTCCAAGGACCAGGTCCGCGTTGACGAGGAGGGCCAGATCAACCTGATCTTCATCGGCAAAGTCAAGGCGAAGGGTGTGACCAAGAGCAAGCTGGAAGACGAGATCAACCGGAGATACAAGGAAGCGGGGCACTTCACCGATCCGCAGGTGAGTGTAACGGTGCTGACCCTGTCCTACTTCGTGGATGGACAGGTGCTGTTGCGCGGCCAGAAAAAGTACGTGCGCCAGATCACGCTATACCAGGCCATCATCGACGCCGGCGGCTTCACCGAGTACGCCAGTCGCGGCAGGGTAGCCGTGCTCCGGCGCCAGCCCGACGGCACCGTGAAGCGCTACGTTGTCAACGTCAAGCGGATTATGTCGGGGCGCGCTCCGGACAGCTTCGTCGTGCGGCCCAACGACACCATCGTCGTGCCACGCGGGTACTGAGCAAGCAGCCCTCGTGTGCCGGGCTCGGCCAAGCGCGGCGCGGCGAAGGGCGGACGAGGGTCTTTGTTCGACCGGATTCTGGTCATTCCAGGCCCGCGATTTGCTAGACTGTGGCAGTCGTTCGGGCCTTTGTCTTGCCATGGAGAAATCGAGGGAAACTATGCCGCGTCTGCCGCAACCCGAGGAACAGCCGGAAGATGAGACGCGGTGGAACGAGTCGCGCCTCCCGGAGCCGCGGCTGCGCCGACGGGGAATTGAGCGGATCGAGACCATCTGCGATACGATCGTGCTCGTGCTGCTGTTGAGCGTGCTCGTGCTGACGCCGCTCGCCTTCGGCGGAGCCGACCAGGATCTCGCGCCGTTTTCGAAGACGCCGTTCGCGCCGGCGTTGTACTACTTCAACTACTTCGTCGCGGCCGCGGCGGTGCTCATGGCGGCAGCGTGGGTAATCAAGATGCTCCTCACTGAGCGCCTTGTGCTCGCACGCACGCCGGTGGACGCTCCGCTTCTCCTGTTTCTCGCGTACGCCGTGTTGCGTGCGGCAACGTGTGCGTCGCCGACCGTGGCGTTTCGCGAGGTCGGCTGGCTCATGGCGTACGCGGCGATCTTCTACGTCACCGTCAATGTGCTGCGGACGCGGCGCCGGCAACAGGTTGTGGCGGGCGCCGTCGTGATCACGGCACTTGCCCTGACGACCATGGGGCTGGTCATGTGGCTCAAGCCGGAGCTTCGCGACATGGCGCTGACGCTGCGCCGGACGGTGCAGTACAGCGGACGGCTAGGGGCGAGCTACGTGTGCCCGAATCACTTCGCGGGGCTGCTCGAGATGGCGATCCCCCTTGTCCTTGCGTTGGTGATGGTGTCCAAGGCACGCGTGGTCACGAAACTGGTCGCTGGGGCGGTGGGCGTCGTGCTCGTAGTCGGGCTGATCCTATCGATGTCGCGCGGGGGGTGGATCAGCCTCGCGCTCGGCATTGTGTTCATGCTCGCCATGGCGACGTGGCAGAAGCGCATCAACCTGATTGCCTGGATTGTGCCGCTTGTGGTTCTCGTGGCCGTTGTTGTGGGCGTTGTGCGGTCAGACGAGGGTGTGCAGAAACGGTTCGAAAGCGTCTTCGACAGTGAGGACTCGAGCTACGCGGGCCGCGCGGTCGCGTGGAAGCACACGCTCGACCTGGCGCGCCGGCACCTGCTGTTCGGCACGGGACCGGGCACGTACCGCTGGGCGTTCACGCGCGAGCAGCCGGCGGACTTGCCGCTCGACGTGCGCTACACCCACAACGACTATCTCCACACATGGTCCGACTACGGGCTGGTCGGGCTTGGGCTCCTGCTCTGGGGCGTGGGCGCGTTTGGCTACCGGGGCGTGCGTGCGCTACGTCGAGCGAAGAAGAGCGCCGATTTTGCGCTCATCCTGGGCGTGCTCGGGAGCACGACGACGATCGTGGCGCACTCGTTTGTCGACTTCAATATGCGTATTCCAGCCAACCTGATCACGATGCTGGTGCTCGCCGCCGTGCTCGTGGCCGCGCGTCAGTACCAGCTCCGGCGCATGGCCGAGATCAGCATGTTCAAGCGTTCGGACACAAGACGGCTGCCGGCGCCGACGAAGGTGCTCGGCGTCACAGCGGCGGCCGTGGCAGCCGTGGCCATCCTCATCATCAACGGGGGCAAGCACGAGGCGCGCGTGGCCTGGCACCGCGGGCGCATGCTCGACGTGACGCTGCCCAAGCCGATCGGCCTGAAGGAGCGCACGCTTGAGGAGCTGGACAAGTTGAGCGGCATCCCTCCCGAGGCGATCGAGGCGATCCGTGGGGCCATCAAGCAGATCGAGTCCCCCACAGCCTGGCAGGTGCGCCGTCAGGTTGAGCTTGCCGGCCGGCGCAACGGGCTCGACAATGACGGAGTCATGCGCGTCACCGACGCGCTGCTGCGCGTGCAGGCGATCGAGGAATCCGAGGAGAAGGTCATTGCCGCCTACCGGAACGCAGCACGGCTGGACGACTCGAACTTCGAGTTCCACGCCGCGCTGCAGAACTTCAACTACTTCAAAGGCGAGGTGCGCAAGCGCAGCTATGAGCAGCTCATCGCGCAGCTCGCCCGCCCGAAGGGGCGAGAGCTGGTGGACGTCAAGATCGAAGCGCTCCGGGCGTTGACCGAGTCGATCGGAGCGGGGCGCCGCGCCTTCACGCTGAACCCGATGTCGGGCTCCGTCGCCTTTGGGCTGGGCGAGGCGCACAAGCAGATGTACGACATTCTCAAGCGCGACGACCTGCCGGGCCGGCTCGCCGGGTTCGATGCCTCGCACTACGATCCGCCCGAGTACCATCAGCAGCAGGCGCGCGAGTGGTACATCAGGGCTGTCGAGCTGCACCCGAACAACGCCGTGTTCCGCGACGGGTACGGGGGATTCCTCCAATGGACAGGCGAATACGGCTCCGCCCTTGAGCAGTATGAAATGGGAATGAAGCTTCTCGAGAAGAGACCATTGGACCAATCCTCGTTCAGCAAGCGGATCGAGCCGATCGAGGAGCGGCTGCGCAGACGCCGAGAGAGAGCGCAGCTTGCTCCGCCGGCAGACACGCCGAACGCCGATGCAACTGGGCCGGTCGAGAACGAAGACTGATGCGGATCTACGAGTTTGAGTGCACGGTATGTGGCCATCAATTCGAGGATCTCGTCGGCCTGTCGGCCAAGGTGCGCATGGTCACCTGCCCCAAGTGCGGCAGGAAGAAGGGCGCAGGCTGCTGTCAGTCTTCGCCGTGAGCACTCACGGCGACGGCCGTCCTTCATCGTCACACTGCACCACATGCCGCTCTCACCATTGCTCGACGTGCCACTGAGAGGAGACATCGCGTGACCGAGCCGAACAACGAACGCCTCGACCGGATCTGGGCGCCATGGCGCCTCGACTACGTCAAGGCCATCCATCAGGCCAACGACGAGGGCTGCATCTTCTGCATCGGCGAGGACACGGCCCGCGACCGCGAGCGCCACGTCGTGGTCCGCCAGCCCACGTGCTTCGCGATGCTCAACCTCTACCCGTACAACAACGGCCACCTGCTCGTGGCGCCGCGGCGCCACGTAGGCGATCTGGAGGCACTATCCGACGACGAACTCACGGCGCTCATGCAGCTCGTGCGCGACTGCACCGCGCTGCTTGACGAAACCCTGCGCCCGCAGGGCTACAACATCGGTCTCAACCTTGGGCGGGCCGCCGGCGCCGGCATCGTCGAGCACCTGCACTTCCACATCGTCCCGCGCTGGGTGGGCGACACCAACTTCATGCCCGCCACGGCCAACACGAAGGTCATGCCCCAATCGCTCGATGCGCTCTGGCAACTGCTGCGCGAGCAGGCGGGATCCGAGTAGCGCCGCTCCCTTCCCTACCGGACGCCGGCAAGCCGCTCGATGTCGGCCACGCGCGCCTGCCACGTCGTCGTGCCCAGACTGCCGATGCAGACGGCGCTGACGGCCGAGGCGAAGCGCGCGCAGCGCTCGAGGTCCCACCCGCGCAGATGGGCCGCGAGGAAACCGGCCACGAAGGCGTCGCCCGCGCCCGTGGTGTCCACGATGCCGCGGGGCTTCACGAGCGACGGCACGAAGTGGGCGCGCTCGCCGTCGGTGACGTAGGCGCCGCGCGGGCCGAGTTTGACACCGACGATGCCAATGCCGTAGTTGAGGAAGAAGCGGCCGATCGCCTCGGGCTCGTCGAGGCCGGCGATCTCGCGCGCCTCGTCGTGGCTCGGGAGAAAGATGTCGAGGTGCTCAAGGCACGGCGCGATCTTGCCGAGCCACCGGCCGCTGGTGTCCCACGCGACGTCCATGCTTGTCGTGATCCCGCGCCGGCGCGCCTCCTTCAGCACGCCGGCGAGCGGCTCGCCGTCGAGGCCGCCGAGCAGCAGTGTGCCACCCGTGTGGAGCACTGTGCTGCGCGAGACGTAGTCGAAGTCCACGTCGCCGGACGTGAGCCTGTCGTTTGCGTCGCCCTTGTAGAAAAACGAGCGCTCACCGTCGGGCCGCACCAGCGCGAGGCAGGCGGCGGTGGCGACGTTTCTGTCGACGATAACGTGCGAGGCTTCGACGCCGTTTTCGCGCAGCGCGGCGGTCAGGAACGCCCCGAAGTGATCGTCACCCACCTTGCAGATGATGCCGGAGCGAACGCTGAGCTTGGCGAGGTTGACGGCGACGTTCGACGTATCACCTCCGTTGTGCAGGTTGAGGTAGTCGACTTCCCGTGTGTCGCCTTGCTCGGGGAGGCCGGCGACGGGCTTGGCGACGACGTCGGCAACGATCATTCCGAGGCACACCACGTCGAGCGTGCCCTCGTCTCTCCCCGCAGCAGCCTTGGATGCCATGACACCCGTGCTCCTTGTACGGCTCAGTCCTTGATGCCGGCGAGCTTGGAAGCCTCGGGAGCCGAGGCCCCGTCGTGCACGATGGCGCGGATGGCGCGCGTCATCGCGACGACGTCCTTGCGCTGCCACAGATTCCGGCCAACGCAGACGCCGGCGGCGCCGGCGTCCATCGCGTCGCGGATGCTCGTGAGCAGGCTCGCGTCGTTACCCGTCTTGGGACCGCCGGCCATGAGCACGGGGCGGATGGCGGCGCGGGTAACGCGCTCGAAGCTCTCGCGCGTGCCGGTGTAGTTGGTCTTGATGATGTCGGCGCCGATCTCGGCCCCGACGCGCGCGGCGAGCGCGATGTACTCGGCGCGCTTGTCGGGCGTAAGGTCGTTGCCGTCCTTTCCGTAATGGGCGGCGAGCACGGGCTCGGGAATCATCTCGGCCACGAGCGGCATACCCCACTCGCGGCAGTCGCACGCCACATCGGCGAGCTTGCCGAGGAGCACGTCCTCGTTGTCGGTGCCGATGAAGACGTTGATCACGACCGCATCGACGCCGAGCCGGGCCGCGTGCTCGACGGTGGCAATGAGGTCGATGCGCTCGAGGTGCTTGCCCAGCTTCGTGTGCGTGCCGTCGAGCCGCAGCACGATCGAAAGGTCTTTGACCACGTCGGCGGCAGTCTCGAGCGCGCCCGGCGTGATGAGCAGGCCATCGGCGCCGCCCTCGGCCACTTTGCGCACAATGTCTCGGGGGGCCTCGAGGCCTTCGACCGCACCCATGTAGACCGGGTGGTCCATCGGCACGATAACGGCCCGCCCGCCGCACAGGACTCTGCGGATTCTGAGTTGCTTGCCAAGATCCATTGCTGATCCCTTTCCCTGGAGAACGTGACTGCCCCGAGCCGCCCCGCTGCCTTCGAGACGAGGGCGCACAATACCACACTCACCCACCCCAAAGAAGGGCGTGCGCTTCTGCCCGCTCCGGAACACGGGATCACGCGCCGGTGGCGGGATGGTGTGAGGCACGATCACGGCCTCAAGTGAACCGAATGCACGCGGCGGCATAGGGGGTTCCCGGCATTGAGAATCGGGCGGGGGCTGTCTCGAGGCCAGATGCCGTTTTGGCCTCGCCGGGTGTTCGCCTCCAACACACGTGTTCAGAGCATGTTAGCATGCCCGACCGGGAAGTCACGCATTGCTCCCCCAACCTGTCGGTCTTGAACGCCGACCGCCGGTGTGGTAAAAGCTCATGCAGGGTATGGGCAGGCCGTTATCAGAGGTAGAGGCGTCTGCCCTGCCCTTTTGCCGTTTCCAGGACCGGTGGAGAACGAGTTCATGTTGGCGATCAGGAAGAAGAAAGCACAAGACAACGAGCCGATCGGGAGCTCGGTAGAGGGGATGCCCGTGGACGGGCCGCGGGTGGCGGCCCGGTGCCCCTCGTGCGGGCACGAGGCGGTGTTTGACCGGTTCGAGGCGATGAAGGACCTGCTCTACGGCGGCCACGTCTACGGCCAGCGCAAATGCCCGAACCCAGACTGCAGGGGCCACCTCTTCTTCGTGAGCCGGGGCAAGGAGGGCGTCACCACCTTTCCGGCGCAGCGCGTCGACTTCGAGAAGGATGGCGTGCCCGCACACGTGATGGCGCCGCTCGAGGAAGCGCTCGAGTGCCACGCCAACGGCTGTTACACGGCCGCGGCGATGATGACCCGCCGCGCGCTCGAGCTCATCTGCGACGACCGCGCCGCTTCGGGCCAGACGTTGCTTGAACGGCTCAAGGATCTGAGCCGCGAGATCGTGCTGCCCGACAAGCTGCTCAAAGAGGTCAACGTCCTCAGCGTCTTTGGCGACGAGAAGGCCGATGCCCGCTTGAGCACCTTTCCACAGGTCGGCAAGCCAGAGTCCGAGGCCGGCCTCGCGCTCACCAAAGAGATCCTCAAGGCCGCCTACCAGTACGATAAGCTCATCGACAAGCTCAGCGCCCTCCGGGAGAAGTAGCTCGGTCGAGGCCGCGCTGGGCGCGCATGCTTCCGGACACAAGGCCCTGGGGGTCCTTCTGCTTACGGATGGGCGGCCGTCAGGGCTATCTGACCGAGCAGGTTTCAGCGCCCAGGACCGACTGGATTCGGGTAAACTTGCCAGCGTTCGGGACGTTCAAATGAGCGATAGGGATTGGGGCCTTGACGCGCGAGGAAGAGCTGAGGCTGATTGAGGGCTTCCGCGCCGGCGATACCGGTGCGTTCGACGCGTTGGTCGAGGACTTCCGCGCGAAGGCCTACTCTT encodes:
- a CDS encoding O-antigen ligase family protein, whose amino-acid sequence is MPRLPQPEEQPEDETRWNESRLPEPRLRRRGIERIETICDTIVLVLLLSVLVLTPLAFGGADQDLAPFSKTPFAPALYYFNYFVAAAAVLMAAAWVIKMLLTERLVLARTPVDAPLLLFLAYAVLRAATCASPTVAFREVGWLMAYAAIFYVTVNVLRTRRRQQVVAGAVVITALALTTMGLVMWLKPELRDMALTLRRTVQYSGRLGASYVCPNHFAGLLEMAIPLVLALVMVSKARVVTKLVAGAVGVVLVVGLILSMSRGGWISLALGIVFMLAMATWQKRINLIAWIVPLVVLVAVVVGVVRSDEGVQKRFESVFDSEDSSYAGRAVAWKHTLDLARRHLLFGTGPGTYRWAFTREQPADLPLDVRYTHNDYLHTWSDYGLVGLGLLLWGVGAFGYRGVRALRRAKKSADFALILGVLGSTTTIVAHSFVDFNMRIPANLITMLVLAAVLVAARQYQLRRMAEISMFKRSDTRRLPAPTKVLGVTAAAVAAVAILIINGGKHEARVAWHRGRMLDVTLPKPIGLKERTLEELDKLSGIPPEAIEAIRGAIKQIESPTAWQVRRQVELAGRRNGLDNDGVMRVTDALLRVQAIEESEEKVIAAYRNAARLDDSNFEFHAALQNFNYFKGEVRKRSYEQLIAQLARPKGRELVDVKIEALRALTESIGAGRRAFTLNPMSGSVAFGLGEAHKQMYDILKRDDLPGRLAGFDASHYDPPEYHQQQAREWYIRAVELHPNNAVFRDGYGGFLQWTGEYGSALEQYEMGMKLLEKRPLDQSSFSKRIEPIEERLRRRRERAQLAPPADTPNADATGPVENED
- a CDS encoding HIT domain-containing protein, producing MTEPNNERLDRIWAPWRLDYVKAIHQANDEGCIFCIGEDTARDRERHVVVRQPTCFAMLNLYPYNNGHLLVAPRRHVGDLEALSDDELTALMQLVRDCTALLDETLRPQGYNIGLNLGRAAGAGIVEHLHFHIVPRWVGDTNFMPATANTKVMPQSLDALWQLLREQAGSE
- a CDS encoding carbohydrate kinase family protein — its product is MASKAAAGRDEGTLDVVCLGMIVADVVAKPVAGLPEQGDTREVDYLNLHNGGDTSNVAVNLAKLSVRSGIICKVGDDHFGAFLTAALRENGVEASHVIVDRNVATAACLALVRPDGERSFFYKGDANDRLTSGDVDFDYVSRSTVLHTGGTLLLGGLDGEPLAGVLKEARRRGITTSMDVAWDTSGRWLGKIAPCLEHLDIFLPSHDEAREIAGLDEPEAIGRFFLNYGIGIVGVKLGPRGAYVTDGERAHFVPSLVKPRGIVDTTGAGDAFVAGFLAAHLRGWDLERCARFASAVSAVCIGSLGTTTWQARVADIERLAGVR
- a CDS encoding fructose-bisphosphate aldolase (catalyzes the reversible formation of fructose 1,6-bisphosphate from glycerone phosphate and D-glyceraldehyde 3-phosphate), encoding MDLGKQLRIRRVLCGGRAVIVPMDHPVYMGAVEGLEAPRDIVRKVAEGGADGLLITPGALETAADVVKDLSIVLRLDGTHTKLGKHLERIDLIATVEHAARLGVDAVVINVFIGTDNEDVLLGKLADVACDCREWGMPLVAEMIPEPVLAAHYGKDGNDLTPDKRAEYIALAARVGAEIGADIIKTNYTGTRESFERVTRAAIRPVLMAGGPKTGNDASLLTSIRDAMDAGAAGVCVGRNLWQRKDVVAMTRAIRAIVHDGASAPEASKLAGIKD
- a CDS encoding DUF4145 domain-containing protein, with the translated sequence MLAIRKKKAQDNEPIGSSVEGMPVDGPRVAARCPSCGHEAVFDRFEAMKDLLYGGHVYGQRKCPNPDCRGHLFFVSRGKEGVTTFPAQRVDFEKDGVPAHVMAPLEEALECHANGCYTAAAMMTRRALELICDDRAASGQTLLERLKDLSREIVLPDKLLKEVNVLSVFGDEKADARLSTFPQVGKPESEAGLALTKEILKAAYQYDKLIDKLSALREK